From Balneola sp. MJW-20:
GGCCGGTACGATCAAAAGGCATCAGTGTCCGGGCATCGATCAGTTCAACACTGATCCCATGCTCTTCAAATTCCGGAATGAGTGATTCAATGATATTGAATGTGGAGCCGTAACTAACCACCGTAATATCGGACCCTTCATTAACGATCTCAGGTATCCCCAGTGGTGTGGTAAAATCGCCCAGGTTACTCGGCATGTTTTCTTTCAGTCGGTACCCGTTCAGGGGCTCAACTACAATTGCCGGGTCGTCTCCCTGAATAAGGGTGTTATAGAATCCGGCAGCCTGAGTCAGGTTTCTGGGCACGCATAAATGTACTCCGCGGGCTCCGCTGATGATCATACCCATAGGTGATCCTGAATGCCAGATTCCCTCCAGACGGTGCCCCCTTGTTCTAACGATAACAGGTGCGGCCTGACCTCCTTTGGTTCGGTAGCGCATGGTGGCAAGATCATCACTAATCCCCTGAAAACAATATAACAGGTAATCCAGATACTGAATCTCAGCAATAGGCCTTAATCCTCTCATAGCCATTCCAATTCCCTGCCCCAGGATGGTTGCTTCCCTGATTCCGGTATCGGATACCCTGAGTTCGCCAAATTTATCCTGAAGACCTTCCAGTCCTTTGTTCACGTCTCCCAGTTTACCGGAATCCTCACCAAAGACGAGCGTGTTCGGGTGACGATCGAACAGGATCTCAAAATTGTCTCTCAGTACTAATCTGCCATCTACCCGCTTAGGCTTCTCATCATATTCGGGCCTGATTTCTTCTACATTAAGCGGAGATTTAGGTGTTTCACTGTACAAATGTGAATTATAGCGTTCGGCATTTAGCTTCTCGCTTTCCCCTATCCAGCTGATCAGAGCCTTTCGTGCATCGGTATCTTTTCCGGCAGTCATGCGCACAGCTGACCGGGCAGCTGACACAATATCCTTGCGGATCGCATTCGGGATCATTTTAAATTTATCGGTGATCTTCCCGACCTTGTCCATTCCGGTTTCATCGGCCAGCTTTTTAATCAGATCCGTTACTTCCTTCTTTTCTTTCTTAAGAGGCTCCATGAAGGCTTTCCAGGCAGCCGATTTGGCTTCATTCACTTCATCCTGTGCTTCACTCTCCAGCGCTTCCAGTTTCTTCTTCGTTGCGATCTTATTATCAATGATCCACTGCTTTAGTTTTTCAAGGCAGCAATACTCTTCTTCCCACTTAAGTCTTTCCTCACTTTTATATCTTTCATGTGAGCCAGAGGTTGAGTGTCCTTGTGGCTGTGTTACTTCCTGCACATGAACCAGTACCGGCACATGTTCTTCGCGAGCGATCTTGACTGCTTTTTCATAGGTATTCAGTAGCGCCTCATAATCCCAGGCTTTTACGGTGAGTATCTCATAACCGTCATCTTCTTTATTCCGCTGAAAACCACTCAGGATCTTGGATATACTCTCTTTGGTGGTCTGATATTTTTTAGCAACGGATATTCCAAAACCGTCATCCCAGACCGACATGACCATAGGCACCTGTAGTACACCGGCAGCATTGATGGTTTCCCAGAAAACGCCTTCAGATGTGGATGCGTCTCCGATCGTGCCAAATGCTACTTCCTGCCCTTTATTTGAAAACTTCTTCCACTCTCCCTTATGCAGCTCTTTATTATGTTTATACACTTTTGATGCCTGCGCAAGTCCCAGTAACCGGGCCATTTGACCGGCGGTTGGGGAAATATCGGAAGCAGTATTTTTCGACTTGGTTTGATCGATCCAGTTTCCTTCTTCGTCCAGCAATCGGGTAGCAAAATGGGAATTCATTTGTCTACCCGCAGAAAATGGATCTGCTTCAACATCCGGATGAGCATATAACTGGGCAAAGAACTGCTGCGGCTCAAGTCCACCGATCGCCAGCATAAAGGTCTGATCCCTGTAATAGCCTGATCGGAAATCTCCATCCTGAAAATATTTGGCCATAGCGATCTGCGGTATTTCTTTACCGTCACCGAATATTCCGAATTTCGCTTTTCCTGAAAGCACCTCTTTGCGCCCTACCAGCGACATATGCCTGCTTAACCAGCCTAACTTATAGTCAGCCAGAATTTCTTTTTTCCTGGCAGCAGAGAAAGATTTCTTCTTACTTTTCTGTTTCACTTGAGCCATTACTACTTGATTTAATGCTAAAATTGTTGCCCGAAGGCTTTATGAACCGGGCCGGTATATTCCCGCATCCCCGAACGTGACAGGCCTGTCATTCCATTCCGGAAGTCAGCCTCAAAATAATGTTAATCTGTAAAACCACCTTTGGTCATTTTGATCGGATCGAGTGCATTGTTCAGCTCTTCATCTGAAAGATCTGTCATCTCCTTCGCTACATCAAATAAAGGCCGTCCTTCTGCAAAAGCTTTTTTTGCGATCTTGGCAGCAAGATCATAACCGATGATCGGATTGAGGGCCGTAACCAGGATTGGATTTCTACCAACCATATCTGCGATCCTTTCGCGGTTAACTTGCAGCTTAGAAACAGATCTGTCTGCCAGATTCCTGGCTGCATTTCCGAGAATATCAATAGACTGCAAAAGGTTATGAGCTACAACCGGAAGCATAACATTCAATTCAAAATTACCGGCCTGGCCCCCGATCGTAACGGCTGAATCATTCCCTATCACCTGGGCACATACCATAGTGAGTGACTCTTCGATCACCGGATTTACTTTTCCGGGCATAATCGAGGAACCTGGCTGAAGTGCTGCAAGCTGAACTTCTCCGATACCACTATTCGGGCCTGAATTCATCCATCTAAGGTCATTACCGATCTTCATCAGCGATACCGCTATCGTTTTAAGCTGACCGCTCAGTTCGACCGGTGCATCTACAGTTGCCTGTGCTTCAAAATGATTCTCTGCCTCTTTAAAATTCTCTCCGGTTAGTTCAGACATCGTTGAAGCAAACTTATTACCGAAGTTTGCATGGGTATTGATACCTGTGCCTACAGCCGTACCGCCCTGCGGTAGTTCAGACATTCTTTCCAGTGCAGATTCCAACCTTTTGATCCCGAGTTCTATCTGGCGGGCATAACCACTGAATTCCTGCTCTATAGTTACCGGCATCGCATCCATCAGATGTGTACGGCCGGTCTTTACGACATCAGAGAACTCTTTTCCCTTGCTGATGAAGGCATTTTGAAGGTGCTTTAGTGAAGGTATGAGCTCATTGTTTACAGCTCTGACTGCTGCCACCCTGATCGTGGTAGGGATCACATCATTTGAGCTCTGACCAAAATTAATATGATCATTCGGATGAATCTTAGTATCTGAGAGTTCAGATAACTGATTGGCCCGGTGAGCGATCACTTCATTGGCATTCATATTAGTGGAAGTACCGGATCCCGTCTGAAAGATGTCGATCACAAATTCTTTATCGTGTTTTCCGTCGATAACTTCCTGTGCTGCTGCCTGTATAGCTTCTGAGATGTTCTCATCAAGCAGACCCAGCTTTGCATTCGCAATGGCCGCCGACTTTTTCACATACCCAAGTGCTTCAATGAATGACCGGCTGAACCGGATCCCGCTTATCGGGAAATTATCATGTGCTCTTTGTGTCTGTGCTCCGTACAGGGCATTCTGAGGAACTTTAACCTCTCCCATGGAGTCTTTCTCAATACGATAGTCGCTCATTATTCGGATAAAGGATTGGATTTAAATTAGGTTCCGAATATAAGGAAAAAAGTGGGGAATTTCGGCAGAAAAGCGCTTCCGATTATAATGTCTTGGAGTAGATCCTGTAAGTTTTGTCCAGAGTTCCGCCGATACGCTCAGCTACTCTTATCATCTGAGTATTGGTCTCCAGTATCCAGCTGAGTTCCGAACCGACGACCCCGTGTTCAAGACCGTTCTGAATAGCCATCTGATGCAATACCGCATCAATACCTCTCCCCTGATATTCCGGCAGTACTCCCATTAGTGCGGTCCGCAGCATATCTATCTTTCTCTTGCCCAGCAGAATTTTAAAGATACCAAAAGGGAACAGCTTGCCATCCATATCTTTCAAGATCTGATTTATATCAGGTATAGCTACCGAAAAGGCTACCGGCTTTCCATCGATCTCGGCAATATGAGCATACTTTTGATCCACGATCATCTTCAGATCTTTTCCGGCTGCCTGAAATTCTGCTTCGCTAAGCGGTATAAATCCCCAGTTATCTGCCCATGCTTTATTGAAGATCTCACGGATGATCTCGATCTCCCGGTCCATTTTTTTCAGCTGCACTTCCCGGATATGCAGGCCCGGATTTCTTTTCTTAACGATCTCCATAGCACGACCCATCCGATTATTATCCACTGAATCCTGATCAACCATGTACGCATAAAGGTCCATACTCTTCTCGAATCCGGCATTCGTGATCAGCTCGTCGTAGTATTTCTTGTTATAAGGCATCATTACGAACGGATACTTGAAATACCCGTCCACAAGAATTCCGATCACATCCATCATACTAGGGCTGGCCGGTCCCATTACGTCCTTCATTCCCTTATCACGTAACCAGTCGGTTGCCACCCTGAAGAGCAGATTTGCCGTGTGCTGGTCATTTATGCATTCAAAGAAACCAAAATGCCCGGTCTGTGAATTATGATGATCGTTGTACCGGTGATCAATAATAGCGGCTATTCTCCCAACCGTTTCCCCGTCCTTCTCTGCCAGAAATAGTACGATCTCAGCATTCTCATAAAATGGATTTTTGCTGGTATCGATCAGTTTATGCTGATCCATACGAAGTGGCGGCACGAAGTATTTATCCTTCTCATAATGACGGTAGAGAAAATCAACGAACTCCTTTTTTTCACTGGAAGAGGTCGCGATCGTTACTCCGGTGCCACTCATATATCTTTCCTCTTAGTCCTGCAGTGAGTGACCGTTTCTGTCAATGATACCGTGCTTCAGGCCTACTTTGCGGAAGGCGTCAAGGATCCTGTTCAGATGATCATCGGTATGACTTGCCATATAGCTGGTTCTCAGCAGTGATTGTCCCTGAGGAACCGCCGGAGGTACAACGGCATTAGCGTAAACTCCTTCATCAAACAGATCTTTCCAGAACTTAAAGCAGTCCATCATATCTCCGATCACAACCGGAATAATAGGACTCTCTGAGGTCCAGACGTTGAATCCAAGGTTTCTTAATTCAGTTCTCATGTAAACAGCGATCTCTTCAAGCCTTTCAAGTCTCCAGGTCTCTTCCTGAAGGATCTCAAGGGCTTTAAGTACCGTTGCAACATTGGCAGGCGGCATGGATGCACTAAAGATATGGGCCGGAGAAGTGTGTCTTATATATTCGATTACTTTATCATCACCTACCAGAAATCCACCGAGAGAAGCAAATGATTTGGAAAATGTACCACTGATCAGATCCACTTCATCAGTCAGTCCGAAAACGGAAGCAGAGCCCCGGCCTCCGTCGCCGATCACACCTACCGCGTGGGCGTCATCCAGATACAGACGGGCATTAAATTCTTTAGCCAGCTTAACCAGTTCTGGTACCTTTGCGATGGTTCCTGACATGGAAAACACACCGTCAGAAACAATGATCTTACCGGCATCTTCATCCGCACGTTCTAGCTGCTTTCTCAGCTGCTCCATATCATTATGATGATACCTCATGGTGCGGGCATTGGAACACAGTGTTCCAACCACAATACAAGCGTGATTATCCTTATCAGAGAAGATAATATCGTTTCTTCCGGCAATGGTTTGAATAGAGCCTTCGTTGGTCTGATAACCGGTACTAAAAAGCACACAGTTCTCTTTACCCATGAAGGCAGCAAGCTTTTCCTCCAGTTCCAGATGGATATCCAGGGTACCATTCAGATAACGGGACCCGGTACAACCGGTACCGTATTTAGTCAAAGCAGCCTGTGCGGCTTCAATGGTACGCTGATCATTTGTGAGTCCCAGGTAGTTATTGGACCCTGCCATGATAACTTCTTTACCCTCGATCTCAACAATCGTACCGTCCGTAGCCTCTAATGGTTTAAAGTATGGGTATAACCCCAGCTCCTTTACCTCATCGGCTTTGGTAAAATTAAATGCCTTCTCAAAAATGTCGTTACTAGTGGCGCTTGACTTATTATTGGCCATTCGATCTATCCTCAAAAATGATTCGGAAATAACAGCGAAATATACCTACTAAAAGGAATCAATCAAACTCTGATGGCTGATCCGCTCAAAGCTGAAAAAATTGCTGTCTTTTATTTATTATTTATGATCTTTCTAAGATATGAAATATATCTTTCTGCTACTGAGTTCCATGAAAAGTTCTCTTTTACAAACTCTTTGCATCTTCTGCCTTCCTCTTTTAAATCTGACTCCGCATATTCATCTACCCTGGAAGCAAAGGCCTCTGCATCACGAACTTTTATCTTGTAGCCGTTTTTGCCATTTACGATCACATCTTTAATTCCTTCGAGATCTGCTGCAACAGAAGGAGTATTTGCCAGGTTCGCTTCCAGCAATACGATACCAAATCCTTCCATGTCGCCCGGTACCGGAATATTCGGCATTATAAATATATCCGCTGCTGAGTATGCATTTTTAAGGACTTCATCCGGTTGTCTCCCTGCGAGGATCACTTTGTCAGCGAATTTAGAACCCTGCAGCTGCCTCTTCAGGTTCTCGTGCTCCGGACCGTCTCCGATCACCAGGTAAATCACATTACTTTTTATGCGTGGTAATACTTCTGCGATAAACCATGAATGTCCTTTCCTTTTCACCTGCCTTCCCACCGTTAAAAGAAGAGTCTTACCCGTGAGATCGATTTCAAATTGTTCTTCTATATTTTTCCGGGCCGGTCCCTTTTCCGGTGATTCTTCCAGGTCGCTCATATCAAAACCGTTTGGCAGGGCAACTCCTTTATCGGGATCCATACCTCTTTTAATACATTCCTGCCGGGTGGCCTCCGATACTGAGATCACTCCATTGAGGGCAGTGAATACCCTGGGTATAAATTTCTGATACAGACCTACCGGCATCGTTACATCCTGCCCGTGATTTATCGTCACCATAGGTACACTGATCTTTTTCCGGAGCATAGCCGCCAGACTCGCAGTTACCATCGATGAGAAAAGGATCACATCAGGTTTATACTTTTCAACGATCTTTGGCAATCTGAAGTAAAGACCGATCAGAAACAGCGCGGTTCTCCATTCCACTCCTTTCCATGACACATGCTGGATAACCGTCTTAATATCGATACCAGGCTTACTTTTGAGAACATCTGTAAGCTGCATACTTACCCGTTGCATACCTCCCATATTCTCCAGGGGAGCATCAGCCGGAGGATGAAGGTGTGAAATGTAAAGGATTCTGAGTTCTTTGCTCATCAATAGTCTGGTTGTGGAAGTGGCAGATCCAAAGCCGCTCGATAATTTTCAACTAAAGCCGCGTTGATCGAATCCCATTCATATTTGAGGGCCTGATCCCTGGATGCATGGGCCATTTTTTTTCTCAATTCGCCATCAGAAACCATTTTCTCGAGTTTCTTAGCAAAATCTCCAAGGTTCTGCTTCTCAGCAAGTAACCCGTTCAGTCCGTTTTTAACCAGCGACTTTGACCCAATGGCATCAGCGACTACACAAGGCAACCCACTGCTCATAGCCTCCAGTGTTACATTCCCGAACGTCTCAGTATGAGATGGAAACAGAAAAATATCACTGCTTGCATAAGCTTTAGCCAATTCTTCCCCTTCGAGAAACCCGGTATAATGAGCTTCGGGTAATTGCTCCATCAATTCTTCTTTTGCCGGGCCCTCGCCGACCACTAATGCCTTCACACGCGGATATTTGGCAGCAACCTTTTTTACACTGTTCATATAAGTCGCCAGCTCTTTCTCCCATACCAGGCGGGAAACAAAAGTCACTACAATATCGTCATCTTTGAACCCGACAGACCTGCGCCACTCAGTATCTCTTTTTTCCGGTGAGAAAAGATGGGTTTCCACTCCCCTGGCCCATGTTTTCATTCCTTCACTTATTCCGTGTTCATGCAGTTCATCGATCATCGACTTTGAAGGAACATATACATGAGTACATTTAGAATAGAACCAGTTCAGATATCTCCAGATCAGAAACTCGATCATATGGAGATTGTAGTACTGAAGGTAGCTTGCAAAGTGAGTGTGATATGATGACACCACCTGTACCTTGTTTTTTATTGCCCATTTTAAAGCTTTGTAGCCT
This genomic window contains:
- a CDS encoding thiamine pyrophosphate-dependent enzyme — protein: MAQVKQKSKKKSFSAARKKEILADYKLGWLSRHMSLVGRKEVLSGKAKFGIFGDGKEIPQIAMAKYFQDGDFRSGYYRDQTFMLAIGGLEPQQFFAQLYAHPDVEADPFSAGRQMNSHFATRLLDEEGNWIDQTKSKNTASDISPTAGQMARLLGLAQASKVYKHNKELHKGEWKKFSNKGQEVAFGTIGDASTSEGVFWETINAAGVLQVPMVMSVWDDGFGISVAKKYQTTKESISKILSGFQRNKEDDGYEILTVKAWDYEALLNTYEKAVKIAREEHVPVLVHVQEVTQPQGHSTSGSHERYKSEERLKWEEEYCCLEKLKQWIIDNKIATKKKLEALESEAQDEVNEAKSAAWKAFMEPLKKEKKEVTDLIKKLADETGMDKVGKITDKFKMIPNAIRKDIVSAARSAVRMTAGKDTDARKALISWIGESEKLNAERYNSHLYSETPKSPLNVEEIRPEYDEKPKRVDGRLVLRDNFEILFDRHPNTLVFGEDSGKLGDVNKGLEGLQDKFGELRVSDTGIREATILGQGIGMAMRGLRPIAEIQYLDYLLYCFQGISDDLATMRYRTKGGQAAPVIVRTRGHRLEGIWHSGSPMGMIISGARGVHLCVPRNLTQAAGFYNTLIQGDDPAIVVEPLNGYRLKENMPSNLGDFTTPLGIPEIVNEGSDITVVSYGSTFNIIESLIPEFEEHGISVELIDARTLMPFDRTGLIGESLRKTNRLLVVDEDVPGGASAYILNQILQQQEGYFELDSKPTCLTAKEHRPAYASDGDYFSKPSADDIFEAVYAIMHESAPEQYPALY
- a CDS encoding class II fumarate hydratase, whose translation is MSDYRIEKDSMGEVKVPQNALYGAQTQRAHDNFPISGIRFSRSFIEALGYVKKSAAIANAKLGLLDENISEAIQAAAQEVIDGKHDKEFVIDIFQTGSGTSTNMNANEVIAHRANQLSELSDTKIHPNDHINFGQSSNDVIPTTIRVAAVRAVNNELIPSLKHLQNAFISKGKEFSDVVKTGRTHLMDAMPVTIEQEFSGYARQIELGIKRLESALERMSELPQGGTAVGTGINTHANFGNKFASTMSELTGENFKEAENHFEAQATVDAPVELSGQLKTIAVSLMKIGNDLRWMNSGPNSGIGEVQLAALQPGSSIMPGKVNPVIEESLTMVCAQVIGNDSAVTIGGQAGNFELNVMLPVVAHNLLQSIDILGNAARNLADRSVSKLQVNRERIADMVGRNPILVTALNPIIGYDLAAKIAKKAFAEGRPLFDVAKEMTDLSDEELNNALDPIKMTKGGFTD
- a CDS encoding N-acetyltransferase family protein, whose product is MSGTGVTIATSSSEKKEFVDFLYRHYEKDKYFVPPLRMDQHKLIDTSKNPFYENAEIVLFLAEKDGETVGRIAAIIDHRYNDHHNSQTGHFGFFECINDQHTANLLFRVATDWLRDKGMKDVMGPASPSMMDVIGILVDGYFKYPFVMMPYNKKYYDELITNAGFEKSMDLYAYMVDQDSVDNNRMGRAMEIVKKRNPGLHIREVQLKKMDREIEIIREIFNKAWADNWGFIPLSEAEFQAAGKDLKMIVDQKYAHIAEIDGKPVAFSVAIPDINQILKDMDGKLFPFGIFKILLGKRKIDMLRTALMGVLPEYQGRGIDAVLHQMAIQNGLEHGVVGSELSWILETNTQMIRVAERIGGTLDKTYRIYSKTL
- a CDS encoding aminotransferase class I/II-fold pyridoxal phosphate-dependent enzyme; protein product: MANNKSSATSNDIFEKAFNFTKADEVKELGLYPYFKPLEATDGTIVEIEGKEVIMAGSNNYLGLTNDQRTIEAAQAALTKYGTGCTGSRYLNGTLDIHLELEEKLAAFMGKENCVLFSTGYQTNEGSIQTIAGRNDIIFSDKDNHACIVVGTLCSNARTMRYHHNDMEQLRKQLERADEDAGKIIVSDGVFSMSGTIAKVPELVKLAKEFNARLYLDDAHAVGVIGDGGRGSASVFGLTDEVDLISGTFSKSFASLGGFLVGDDKVIEYIRHTSPAHIFSASMPPANVATVLKALEILQEETWRLERLEEIAVYMRTELRNLGFNVWTSESPIIPVVIGDMMDCFKFWKDLFDEGVYANAVVPPAVPQGQSLLRTSYMASHTDDHLNRILDAFRKVGLKHGIIDRNGHSLQD
- a CDS encoding glycosyltransferase family 4 protein, which codes for MSKELRILYISHLHPPADAPLENMGGMQRVSMQLTDVLKSKPGIDIKTVIQHVSWKGVEWRTALFLIGLYFRLPKIVEKYKPDVILFSSMVTASLAAMLRKKISVPMVTINHGQDVTMPVGLYQKFIPRVFTALNGVISVSEATRQECIKRGMDPDKGVALPNGFDMSDLEESPEKGPARKNIEEQFEIDLTGKTLLLTVGRQVKRKGHSWFIAEVLPRIKSNVIYLVIGDGPEHENLKRQLQGSKFADKVILAGRQPDEVLKNAYSAADIFIMPNIPVPGDMEGFGIVLLEANLANTPSVAADLEGIKDVIVNGKNGYKIKVRDAEAFASRVDEYAESDLKEEGRRCKEFVKENFSWNSVAERYISYLRKIINNK
- a CDS encoding glycosyltransferase family 4 protein, whose product is MKELRVALFTGNYNHIKDGVSLTLNRLVGYLESHDIPVLVFGPTIEEPEIDHKGTLIEIPSTRMPVSGRGEYRVTTGFPLDIEKQLENFDPSLVHIATPDYAGYKALKWAIKNKVQVVSSYHTHFASYLQYYNLHMIEFLIWRYLNWFYSKCTHVYVPSKSMIDELHEHGISEGMKTWARGVETHLFSPEKRDTEWRRSVGFKDDDIVVTFVSRLVWEKELATYMNSVKKVAAKYPRVKALVVGEGPAKEELMEQLPEAHYTGFLEGEELAKAYASSDIFLFPSHTETFGNVTLEAMSSGLPCVVADAIGSKSLVKNGLNGLLAEKQNLGDFAKKLEKMVSDGELRKKMAHASRDQALKYEWDSINAALVENYRAALDLPLPQPDY